GCGGTGACCTGGAGGTCCTTGGCGAACGGGTTGGCCATCTCGCGGTCCCTGGCCTCGACCTCGCGGCGCAGCTCGGCGGCGTCGATCAGCGCCTCGGGCGTCTTGGCGTTCATGCCGCGGACGAGTTCGTCGAGGGTGTCGGCGACGACGAAGTCCACGCCGTGCTTCTTGAACGCCTCGACCGGGCCGGTGGCGCCGGGCAGCGCCCGGCCGAGCACTCCCTTGATCGACTTCCCGGTGAGGTCCGGGTTCTGCTCGGAGCCGGAGAGGGCGAACTCCTTCTCGATGATCTTCTGGGTGAGGACGAACCAGGTGTGGTCGTACCCGGTGGTCATGATGTGTTCGAGGGTGCCGAGGGTGTCGAAGCCGGGGAAGAGCGGGACGGGCAGTCGGTGGCCGCGGGCGTCCAGCCAGAGCGAGGACGGGCCGGGCAGGATGCGGATGCCGTGCATCGGCCAGATCGGGTCCCAGTTCTGGATGCCCTCGGTGTAGTGCCACATCCGGTCGCCGTTGATCAGGTGGCCGCCGGCGTCGCCCGCGATGCCGAGCATCAGGCCGTCGACGTGGGCGGGCACGCCGGAGAGCATCCGCTCGGGCGGGGTGCCGAGCCGGGCAGGCCAGGCCTTGCGGACGAGGTCGTGGTTGCCGCCGATGCCGCCGGAGGCGACGATCACCGCCTGGGCGCGGAGTTCGAAGGAGCCGGCGACGTCCCGGGTACTGGACTCGCCGCGCTTGACGGTGCTGGGGGCGAGGATCTCGCCGCTGACGGTGTCCAGGGTGCCGCCGGTCGCGGTGAGGGCGGTGACCCGGTGGCGGAAGCGGAAGTCGACCAGGCCCTTGCCGGCCGCGGCCTTGACCCGGCGGGCGAAGGGCTCGACCAGGCCGGGGCCGGTGCCCCAGGTGATGTGGAAGCGCGGCACCGAGTTGCCCGGGCCGGTGGCCGTGAGACCGCCGCGCTCCGCCCAGCCGACCACCGGGAAGAAGCGCACTCCGCGCTCGTGCAGCCAGGCGCGCTTCTCGCCGGCCGCGAAGTCGACGTAGGCCTCGGCCCAGCGGCGCGGCCATTCGTCCTCGGGGCGGTCGAAGCCGGCCGTGCCCAGCCAGTCCTGCCAGGCGAGGTCGCGGGAGTCGCGGATGCGCATCCGGCGCTGCTCGGGCGAGTCGACCAGGAACAGCCCGCCGAACGACCAGTGGGCCTGGCCGCCGAGCGAGGCGGCGGGCTCCTGGTCCAGCAGGATCACCCGGCGGCCCGCCTCGGCGAGTTCGGCGGTGGCGACCAGGCCGGCGAGGCCCGCTCCGATCACGATCACGTCGGCGTCGAGTGCCATCCGGGCGGTCCTCCTGGACTGGGAGCGGGCTTGTCGATCTCGGTGACCAGCATGGTGCGCCCCCGGCCGGGCGCAGGTCAACCGGCCGGTAACCCCACCGCCGGAATTTCGCTCCACCGAGTAGTGGAAATGCGGAACGCTTCACCGTGGAGCGTAATTCATGGCGCGATCTGACGGAATTTCAGGCGCGAATTGGATGTCGAATATCTGGACAACTGCGTTAACGTGCCAGTAACTTACTGGACAGTAACGCCCCCACCCTCGCCCCGTTTCTCTTCCCCAGGAGGAACCGTGTTCAGCCATGCCCTGAAGCGTTCGTCCGTCCTGGTCAGCGCCGTCCTCGCGAGCGCCGCCGCAGGACTCCTCGGCGCCCCCGCCGCGAACGCCGCGGACATCACCGGCGACTACGTCGCCCTCGGAGACTCGTACGCGGCCGGCGCCGGCGTACCCTCGCAGTACGCCGGGCTCTGCCTGCGATCGAGCAAGAACTACGGCCACCTGGTAGCGGCCGAACTCGGCAGTGCGAGCTATCGTGACGCGACCTGCGGCGCCGCCAAGGTCTCCGATCTGACGGAGGCCCAGTACGACGCCTTCATCCGGGTCAACGACCCGCAGCTCGACTCCGTCTCGGCCGGAACCGACCTCGTCACCCTCGGCATCGGCGGCAACGAACTCGGCACCTCCGACCTCGGCATCGGCGACGTCATCGCCACCTGCATGGCGGGCTCGGTCGTCAACCCCTTCGGCACCCCGTGCAAGGACGTCTACGCCCACGGACACTGGGACTTCCGAACCTGGTCCTGGCAGTGGGGCGAGGACACCCTGGTCAACCGGATCGACGCCACCGGCCCGCGGGTCGCCGCCGCCCTGCAGAAGATCCACGCCAAGGCGCCCAACGCCAAGGTGCTGCTGGTCGGTTACCCGTCCGTGCTGCCCGACAACGAGCGCAACTGCATCGGCCGCCAGCCCATCACCACCGGCGACGTCGCCTACCTGCGCGGCATCCTGCGCAGGCTGAACGACACCCTCGCCGCCACCGCAGCCGCCAACGGCGCCACCTACGTCGACACCCTCACCCCGACCCGCGGCCACGACGTCTGCTCCAACGACCGCTGGATCGAGGGCGCCCTGCCCGGCTCCCCCGCCGTGCCCTTCCACCCGAACGCCACCGGCGAGAAGGTGATGGCCCGCGCCGTCCTCGCGGCGCTCGGCAAGTAGGCCCACCGCACGTCGGCGACCGCGGAGGGCGCAGCCGTTCGCGGGGACGGCTGCGACCGCCCGGTAGGGTGCCGGGCCGAGGAGGCCCGGTGATCGTTCCCGCCCGCCCGCCCGGCGCCGTCGAACTCCGTGACGCCGGGCTCGGTGACGGCAGCCGGCTCACGACGGACGCGGACGGGACCGTCCTGCACCGGTGGACGGCGGACCTTCCGGGCGGCCGACCGGCGCCCCGCTACCGGCCGAGGGCCCGCTCCAGCCGGTGCAGCCATCGGTCGGCGGTGCCGGGGAAGCCGCTCCAGTCGACGCGGCAGCGCGGCAGGTCCGCCGGGCCTGCGGGGTGCGGCGCGC
The nucleotide sequence above comes from Streptomyces sp. TLI_235. Encoded proteins:
- a CDS encoding GDSL-like lipase/acylhydrolase family protein, encoding MFSHALKRSSVLVSAVLASAAAGLLGAPAANAADITGDYVALGDSYAAGAGVPSQYAGLCLRSSKNYGHLVAAELGSASYRDATCGAAKVSDLTEAQYDAFIRVNDPQLDSVSAGTDLVTLGIGGNELGTSDLGIGDVIATCMAGSVVNPFGTPCKDVYAHGHWDFRTWSWQWGEDTLVNRIDATGPRVAAALQKIHAKAPNAKVLLVGYPSVLPDNERNCIGRQPITTGDVAYLRGILRRLNDTLAATAAANGATYVDTLTPTRGHDVCSNDRWIEGALPGSPAVPFHPNATGEKVMARAVLAALGK